From the genome of Streptacidiphilus rugosus AM-16, one region includes:
- a CDS encoding pyridoxine/pyridoxamine 5'-phosphate oxidase, whose amino-acid sequence MSGAGPVRDLLFGVPMLAGELPGFAAEAAPEEPFPLFLDWLTEAVAAGVSEPHAMSLATVDPDGCPDLRIVALRDATPEGWTFATGADSPKARQLGGQPQAAIGFHWREQGRQIRARGPVVRADAATAAADFLDRLPGSRAASLVGHQSEPLADPSALPDAFAAALAVVEAAPETVDPAHALFTVRPVTVEFWQGVPGRGHVRLQYRAAAPVGTAGAWTRTRLWP is encoded by the coding sequence TGCCCGGCTTCGCGGCGGAGGCCGCGCCGGAGGAGCCGTTCCCGCTGTTCCTCGACTGGCTGACGGAGGCGGTCGCCGCGGGCGTGAGCGAGCCGCACGCGATGTCCCTGGCCACGGTGGACCCCGACGGCTGCCCCGACCTCAGGATCGTGGCCCTGCGGGACGCCACCCCCGAGGGCTGGACCTTCGCGACCGGAGCGGACAGCCCGAAGGCCCGACAGCTGGGTGGGCAGCCGCAGGCGGCGATCGGCTTCCACTGGCGCGAGCAGGGCCGCCAGATCCGCGCCCGCGGCCCGGTCGTCCGCGCGGACGCGGCGACGGCCGCGGCGGACTTCCTCGACCGCCTGCCGGGCTCCCGCGCGGCGAGCCTGGTCGGCCACCAGAGCGAGCCGCTGGCCGACCCGTCCGCCCTCCCCGACGCCTTCGCCGCAGCGCTCGCCGTGGTCGAGGCGGCGCCGGAGACGGTCGACCCTGCCCATGCGCTCTTCACCGTCCGCCCGGTCACCGTCGAGTTCTGGCAGGGCGTCCCCGGCCGTGGCCACGTCCGCCTCCAGTACCGCGCCGCCGCCCCGGTCGGCACGGCGGGCGCCTGGACCCGCACCCGGTTGTGGCCCTGA